One genomic window of Camelina sativa cultivar DH55 chromosome 5, Cs, whole genome shotgun sequence includes the following:
- the LOC104786862 gene encoding LOB domain-containing protein 11-like: MLKMEINSGVATPTASTVAVTAVAETTTPVSSPSPTSSPPPPPSPQQPPQPPVVLSPCAACKILRRRCAEKCVLAPYFPPTDPAKFTIAHRVFGASNIIKFLQELPESQRTDAVNSMVYEAGARMRDPVYGCAGAIYHLQRQVSELQAQLAKTQVELVGMQLQRSSLLELIYKMEQTKLSAQEQGQHNMSFESSFESGDEFISSPDEVSNDLGFLEDNNNNNIVNNNSSMSWWDPLWT; this comes from the exons ATGCTTAAGATGGAGATTAACAGTGGGGTCGCTACACCTACTGCTTCAACTGTGGCCGTTACTGCCGTGGCGGAAACCACCACTCCTGTTTCCTCTCCTTCTCCCACCTCTTCACCTCCACCGCCTCCTTCGCCACAGCAGCCGCCACAACCGCCGGTTGTACTAAGCCCTTGTGCGGCTTGCAAGATTTTGAGGCGGCGGTGCGCTGAGAAATGCGTTTTGGCGCCGTATTTTCCTCCGACGGATCCGGCGAAGTTCACAATCGCTCACCGTGTCTTTGGAGCTAGCAACATTATTAAGTTCTTGCAg GAACTTCCGGAATCGCAAAGAACAGATGCGGTTAATAGCATGGTCTATGAAGCCGGAGCAAGGATGAGAGATCCGGTTTACGGATGTGCGGGTGCAATTTACCACTTGCAGAGACAAGTTAGTGAGCTTCAAGCACAACTTGCGAAAACTCAAGTAGAGTTAGTGGGTATGCAACTCCAAAGATCAAGTCTACTAGAATTGATATATAAAATGGAGCAAACCAAGTTGTCAGCACAAGAGCAAGGACAACACAATATGTCCTTTGAGAGTTCGTTTGAGAGTGGCGATGAGTTCATTAGTAGCCCCGACGAAGTGAGCAATGATTTGGGATTCCTTGAggacaataacaacaacaacattgtcAACAATAATTCATCCATGTCGTGGTGGGATCCTCTTTGGACATGA
- the LOC104786863 gene encoding vicilin-like seed storage protein At2g28490, with translation MEKNKRTFAFLLLLVLIHGVMVMRSNGYEGEEGWGGEGGGDWGGEGGGGGDWGGEGEGGGGGGEWGGEGGRGGGGGGGGRRGWFMMRESRQVIKSEGGEMRVVISPRGRIIEKPMHIGFLTMEPKTLFVPQYLDSSLLIFIRQGEATLGVICKDEFGERRLKAGDIYWIPAGSVFYLHNTGRGQRLHVICSIDPTQSLGFETFQPFYIGGGPSSVLAGFDPDTLTSALNVSRPELQRMMRSQFRGPIVHVMEGPEGPQPTTTWTQFLGLREEEKRSHLKKLLEMKQGSPQDQQYSSGWSWRTIIRSFMDLIEEKNKGSGSSECHDSYNIYDQKPSFKNDYGWSTALDYEDYEPLKHSGIGVFLVNLTAGSMMAPHMNPTATEYGIVLAGSGEIQVVFPNGTSAMNTRVSVGDVFWIPRYFAFCQIASRTAPFEFVGFTTSAHKNRPQFLVGSKSLLTTLNVTSLSMAFGVDEGTMRGFIEPQREAVILPTASAAPPHVG, from the exons atggagaaaaacAAGAGAACTTTTGCGTTTTTGCTTCTGTTGGTGCTTATCCATGGAGTAATGGTGATGAGATCAAATGGgtatgaaggagaagaagggtggggaggagaaggaggaggagattggggaggagaaggaggaggaggtggagattggggaggagaaggagaaggaggaggaggaggaggagagtggggaggagaaggaggacggggaggaggaggaggaggaggaggaagaagagggtgGTTCATGATGAGAGAGTCAAGGCAAGTGATCAAATCAGAAGGTGGAGAGATGAGAGTTGTGATATCTCCAAGAGGAAGAATCATTGAGAAGCCAATGCACATTGGCTTTCTAACAATGGAACCTAAAACCCTCTTTGTCCCTCAGTATCTCGACTCAAGCCTCCTCATCTTCATTCGTCAAG GTGAAGCTACGCTTGGAGTAATATGCAAAGACGAATTCGGAGAGAGGAGATTGAAAGCAGGAGACATCTACTGGATCCCAGCTGGTTCTGTCTTTTATTTACATAACACAGGCCGAGGCCAACGCCTTCATGTCATTTGCAGCATTGATCCTACCCAAAGCCTCGGTTTCGAAACCTTCCAA CCTTTCTATATAGGTGGAGGACCGTCTTCTGTTCTCGCTGGCTTCGATCCCGACACTTTAACCTCAGCACTTAAC GTTTCTCGACCAGAGCTGCAAAGAATGATGAGGAGTCAATTCCGTGGCCCGATTGTACACGTCATGGAAGGACCAGAAGGCCCACAACCAACGACGACATGGACCCAATTTTTGGGGttaagagaggaagagaaacgaAGTCATCTCAAGAAACTGTTGGAGATGAAACAAGGATCCCCTCAAGACCAACAATACAGTTCAGGGTGGTCTTGGAGGACTATTATAAGATCGTTTATGGATCtaatagaagaaaagaataaaggGTCAGGATCTTCTGAGTGCCATGACTCGTACAACATTTATGATCAGAAACCTAGTTTCAAAAACGACTATGGATGGAGTACTGCTCTTGATTATGAGGATTACGAGCCTCTTAAACACTCGGGCATCGGCGTTTTTCTAGTTAATCTCACCGCG GGTTCGATGATGGCTCCCCATATGAACCCAACAGCCACGGAATATGGCATCGTTTTAGCTGGATCCGGAGAGATCCAAGTTGTATTTCCAAACGGAACTTCTGCTATGAACACAAGAGTCTCCGTAGGGGATGTCTTTTGGATCCCTCGCTACTTCGCCTTTTGCCAGATCGCTTCTCGGACCGCACCATTCGAGTTTGTAGGATTCACCACGTCGGCTCACAAGAATCGGCCTCAGTTCTTAGTTGGATCAAAGTCGCTACTCACAACTCTAAATGTGACATCGTTGTCCATGGCTTTTGGAGTCGACGAAGGGACAATGAGGGGGTTCATCGAGCCACAAAGAGAAGCTGTTATTCTGCCTACTGCATCGGCAGCTCCTCCACATGTCGGTTAA
- the LOC104786864 gene encoding uncharacterized CRM domain-containing protein At3g25440, chloroplastic-like yields MAIAFARGFRKASSLLKSSYPLLISSRLLQQSQEFSYSTLTLSLPTTISRPTFRNFSHGTVNLVISEGKPKFETRELDPPKKYKWLTKKRLKLKRKKEREERNAANRKDPRRLTVKGKKKKFASADEKIKYKLEKAKIKEALLIEKLKRYEVAKVQGPEVRPHEITGEERFYLKKMGQKRSNYVPIGRRGVFGGVILNMHLHWKKHETVKVICNNSKPGQVQQFAEELAKLSGGVPVNIIGDDTIIFYRGKGYVQPQLMSPIDTLSKKRAYEKSKYEQSLESVRHFIAIAEKELELYYRHVALYDDPNNRNPLSILDDSPSESRNHHQNELYLSCSDTDANSEDEDEDEELCRLDNGSYSSDSAKEDLSETEN; encoded by the exons ATGGCAATTGCTTTTGCTCGTGGGTTTCGAAAAGCTTCATCCCTACTTAAATCTTCATATCCACTTCTCATTTCTTCCAG GTTGCTTCAGCAAAGCCAAGAGTTTTCTTATTCGACATTGACATTATCTTTACCAACAACGATCTCAAGGCCTACATTTAGAAATTTCAGTCATGGTACGGTGAATCTAGTGATATCAGAAGGGAAACCAAAGTTTGAAACTCGGGAACTTGATCCTCCCAAGAAGTATAAGTGGTTGACGAAAAAACGTCTGAAgttgaaaaggaagaaagaaagagaggaaaggaaCGCAGCTAACAGGAAAGACCCACGGCGACTTACTGttaaagggaagaagaagaagtttgctAGTGCGGATGAAAAAATTAAGTACAAGCTTGAAAAG GCCAAGATCAAAGAAGCATTGCTGATTGAGAAACTGAAACGGTATGAAGTTGCGAAAGTGCAGGGACCTGAGGTTCGACCTCATGAGATCACTGGGGAAGAACGTTTCTATTTGAAGAAAATGGGTCAGAAGAGATCTAATTATGTACCGATTGGGAGAAGAGGAGTATTTGGTGGTGTTATTCTAAACATGCATTTGCATTGGAAAAAACATGAAACCGTTAAGGTTATCTGCAATAATAGTAAGCCTGGCCAAGTGCAGCAATTTGCAGAGGAGCTTGCCAAACTGAGTGGTGGTGTGCCTGTTAACATAATCGGCGATGATACAATCATATTTTATAGAGGGAAGGGTTATGTGCAGCCACAACTTATGTCTCCAATCGATACATTATCTAAGAAAAGG GCATATGAAAAATCAAAGTACGAACAATCTCTTGAATCGGTGAGACACTTCATAGCAATTGCAGAGAAGGAACTTGAACTATACTACAGGCATGTTGCTCTTTATGATGACCCGAATAACAGAAACCCTCTTTCGATACTGGATGATTCTCCATCGGAATCACGTAATCATCATCAGAATGAGCTTTATCTTAGCTGTTCCGACACTGATGCTAATtccgaagacgaagacgaagatgaagagcTCTGTAGATTAGATAATGGTTCTTATTCTTCTGATTCTGCAAAGGAAGACTTGTCTGAAACTGAAAACTAG